One Castanea sativa cultivar Marrone di Chiusa Pesio chromosome 4, ASM4071231v1 DNA window includes the following coding sequences:
- the LOC142632711 gene encoding uncharacterized protein LOC142632711 gives MTFIDLLGTVFAENREPALFSMVVWALWTRWNHLRAGENTGTLDHLLQQARDRLRDFLHHNTARIQPVGHPPTSWQPPGPSQYKINVDGVLFMSNSSAGLGVVIRNEHGQVMVSLSKRTPLPSIVIEVEALAARRGLELAVEMGFKNIVLESDSQVLITALWDNSYSLASFGHMVKDIQFIAYQLSSISYTHVRRQCNTLTRSLARRAKSVSQFQVWIKEVPPNSSSILRADIFGLL, from the coding sequence ATGACATTCATTGATCTCCTAGGGACTGTTTTCGCAGAGAATAGAGAGCCAGCATTGTTCTCCATGGTGGTGTGGGCTTTATGGACTCGTTGGAATCACCTCAGGGCGGGGGAAAATACCGGAACTTTGGACCATCTGTTACAGCAAGCAAGGGATAGACTGAGGGACTTCTTACACCACAACACAGCACGAATTCAGCCTGTAGGACACCCACCAACAAGTTGGCAACCACCAGGACCCTCTCAGTACAAGATAAATGTGGATGGAGTACTCTTCATGTCGAACAGTAGCGCTGGTCTGGGGGTTGTAATTAGGAACGAGCATGGACAGGTAatggtctctctctcaaaacgCACTCCTCTACCCTCTATTGTAATAGAGGTTGAAGCATTGGCAGCACGAAGAGGGCTTGAACTAGCAGTGGAAATGGGTTTCAAAAACATTGTTTTGGAGAGTGATTCTCAAGTCCTCATCACAGCACTTTGGGACAACTCATACTCTTTAGCAAGCTTCGGCCACATGGTTAAAGATATTCAATTTATTGCCTACCAATTGTCATCGATTAGTTATACTCATGTAAGAAGACAATGTAATACCCTAACTCGCTCACTGGCAAGGCGAGCTAAGTCTGTCTCTCAATTTCAAGTCTGGATAAAAGAAGTACCACCAAATAGCTCATCTATTTTACGGGCTGATATTTTTGGCCTTCTTTAA
- the LOC142632710 gene encoding uncharacterized protein LOC142632710, which yields MDLIQNKNRLIQEEMSYDVSSLKREHEILISSLNNEQRIIYNSIMEVVATERGGMFFVYGHGGMGKTYLYRTIMSGVRSKGKIALAIASSGIAALLLPGGRIAHLRFHIPIDVNDDSTCDIKQRTQAAELLSKTSIILWDEAPMAHRNCFEAIDRTLQDILQIEDPQNAEKPFGGKVVVLGDDFRQILPVVRKGRREDINNMSGIETSSIKDFSEWIFKIGNGELGEGDRDNNISIPSDLIIQRSENPMQDIIDNTYPGLENKYTDPSYVQDRAILTPTNEVVEELNDYFVSSLNGEVHEYLSSDSICKASLNVPDQDILYTVEFLNMLRFPGLPNHKLTLK from the exons ATGGATCTTATTCAGAATAAGAATAGACTTATTCAAGAAGAAATGTCGTATGATGTATCAAGTTTGAAAAGAGAACATGAGATCCTAATTTCTAGCCTAAACAatgaacagagaataatttacAATTCTATAATGGAAGTTGTTGCTACTGAAAGAGGGGGAATGTTTTTTGTCTATGGACATGGTGGAATGGGTAAAACGTATCTGTATAGAACCATCATGTCTGGTGTAAGATCAAAAGGCAAAATTGCTCTTGCTATTGCGTCTTCAGGAATTGCTGCTTTGTTGCTTCCTGGTGGAAGGATTGCTCACTTAAGATTTCATATCCCAATTGATGTAAATGATGACTCTACCTGTGACATAAAGCAAAGAACACAAGCAGCGGAACTTCTCTCAAAAACAAGTATTATACTTTGGGATGAAGCACCGATGGCACATAGGAATTGTTTTGAAGCTATTGACCGCACGTTACAAGATATACTACAAATTGAAGATCCTCAAAATGCTGAAAAACCTTTTGGTGGTAAAGTTGTAGTTCTAGGTGATGATTTTCGACAAATACTTCCAGTTGTGAGAAAGGGAAGACGAGAAGATATA AATAATATGAGTGGAATAGAAACATCATCTATTAAGGACTTTAGTGAGTGGATTTTTAAAATAGGTAATGGTGAATTGGGAGAAGGAGATAGGGATAACAACATTTCAATTCCAAGTGATTTGATTATCCAACGTTCAGAGAATCCAATGCAAGATATTATTGACAACACATATCCAGGTTTGGAAAATAAATACACAGATCCAAGTTACGTACAAGATAGGGCAATTCTCACCCCTACAAATGAGGTTGTAGAAGAACTAAATGACTACTTTGTGTCATCCTTAAATGGAGAAGTTCATGAATATCTAAGTTCAGATTCTATATGCAAGGCTTCTTTAAATGTTCCTGACCAAGATATCTTGTATACTGTTGAATTTTTGAACATGTTAAGATTTCCAGGATTGCCAAACCATAAACTGACATTAAAATAG
- the LOC142632708 gene encoding uncharacterized protein LOC142632708 — MFLKAPEHGGSCAPRVSSQGSLFISVSAFMALCAKKAGRVSRKLKHKSGSFNRKIEQLGVLGSSTPLVSRPKELITTLSNKAITFMNRKKVGEEEMSGGGAGGPNKDRHRELEEDDWGDGGVWQRSILMGDKCQPLDFSGVIYYDNNGRQLNEVPLKSPRASPLPGYLTRAGKSEL; from the coding sequence atgtTTCTCAAAGCACCAGAACACGGCGGCTCGTGCGCGCCAAGGGTATCTTCACAAGGCAGCTTGTTCATATCCGTATCAGCTTTCATGGCTCTATGTGCCAAGAAAGCCGGTCGAGTCTCACGCAAGCTCAAACACAAGTCTGGCAGTTTCAACCGGAAAATCGAGCAGCTGGGGGTGTTGGGATCGTCGACTCCTTTAGTTTCTCGACCAAAGGAGCTCATAACTACCCTAAGCAACAAGGCGATCACGTTCATGAATCGGAAAAAGGTCGGTGAAGAAGAGATGAGTGGTGGTGGTGCTGGTGGGCCTAACAAGGATAGGCACCGTGAGCTGGAGGAGGACGATTGGGGTGACGGCGGAGTCTGGCAGCGGTCGATCTTGATGGGAGACAAGTGTCAGCCGTTGGATTTCTCCGGCGTTATTTATTACGATAATAACGGGAGGCAACTCAACGAAGTTCCACTCAAGTCCCCTCGTGCGAGTCCACTGCCCGGATATCTCACTCGGGCTGGTAAATCCGAGCTTTGA